A single genomic interval of Spinacia oleracea cultivar Varoflay chromosome 6, BTI_SOV_V1, whole genome shotgun sequence harbors:
- the LOC110781926 gene encoding epsin-3: MSILGFDSNNCSNMSRHSFLELKKQASFFIKEKIKTARLVLTDVTPAQLMAEEATNANPWSPDTRILGLISRAAFDVDDYWRIVDILHNKLSNFDRKNWRESYNALIVLEHLLTHGPESVAEEFQTEKFIINNMETFQHVDEKGFNWGLAVRKKSERVLKLLQKGALLKQEREHARKLTREIKGFGSFSVTSTSPLEDSLTTYGRSHSQFNEHGNETNPPEKFTYNQPRLFFLDDDVKADKPRTVKRFLKENKAPKNDTGNGDLDVWNNNTGEKNLLLDETNGGVLIEEENHPFNGTVEQSRVSLLSAAKED, translated from the exons ATGTCAATCTTAGGCTTTGACAGCAATAATTGTAGCAATATGAGCAGACATTCTTTCCTTGAATTAAAAAAGCAAgcctctttcttcatcaaggagAAGATTAAAACTGCTAGATTGGTTCTTACAGATGTTACCCCTGCCCAGTT GATGGCAGAAGAAGCAACAAATGCTAATCCATGGTCACCGGATACTCGAATCCTAGGTTTAATATCACGGGCTGCTTTCGATGTCGATGATTATTGGAGGATTGTGGACATTCTGCATAACAA ATTATCAAATTTTGACAGAAAGAATTGGAGGGAATCTTACAATGCTTTGATAGTATTAGAGCACTTGCTCACTCATGGGCCAGAAAGTGTTGCAGAAGAGTTTCAAACAGAGAAATTCATCATCAATAACATGGAAACTTTTCAGCATGTTGATGAAAAAGG ATTTAATTGGGGCCTTGCTGTGAGGAAGAAATCAGAGAGAGTGCTGAAGTTGCTCCAAAAGGGGGCTCTCCTAAAACAAGAAAGAGAGCATGCTAGAAAGCTAACAAGAGAGATCAAAGGGTTTGGTAGCTTTTCTGTAACATCAACCTCTCCACTTGAAGACTCACTTACTACATATGGAAGAAGTCATTCCCAGTTCAATGAGCATGGAAATGAGACGAATCCACCGGAGAAGTTTACGTACAATCAGCCTCGATTATTCTTTCTGGATGATGATGTTAAAGCTGATAAACCCAGAACTGTAAAGaggtttttgaaagaaaataaggCACCGAAAAATGATACAGGGAATGGAGATTTGGATGTTTGGAACAATAATACAGGGGAGAAAAATCTTCTCTTGGATGAAACTAATGGTGGGGTGTTAATTGAAGAGGAAAATCATCCTTTTAACGGGACTGTGGAACAAAGCAGAGTGTCATTGCTGTCTGCTGCGAAAGAGGATTAA
- the LOC110781927 gene encoding probable protein phosphatase 2C 4, with protein MGNSIGKIGICFTGSGEARRVYKQEPGMYMDQYDEGLGHSFCYVRPDPAARISHSASSKIHSEESAAAGVSIFRSISGASVSANTSTPLSTAFVADPTAASATAAFFESSTSFSSVPLQPIPRGSSLSSGPLSGPITIDRGFLSGPIERAGFLSGPLDRVGPALFSGPLDRSLSVQGTWAGFKPKKRSGSLIRGLRQAIAKTFGQSSVAPVKGNGGVGQDNWVVGGSGSGLGPEISGSLNMSSEMSIGESDSWESQNLQWAQGKAGEDRVHVVVSEEHGWVFVGIYDGFNGPDATDFLLSNLYSNVQKELKGLLWDDNSKFDSSSSSSSSNLPNNSCCSSESSSNSSRSSSCSSDIEAYEFFERENYPESSISGGELNVKKGKNSSKSKFKGATKKWEENQRRWKCEWDRERLELDRRLKEQWNRNDSDGKSINHSDVLRTLSRALKKTEEAYLDIADKMVDENPELALMGSCVVGMLMKGEDVYLMNVGDSRAVLAQNKEPDLRLGKIDQDLERINEESLYDFEVTVTDGVKPSLKTFQLTKDHSTCVEEEVQRIRDEHPDDAIAIVNDRVKGSLKVTRAFGAGFLKQPKWNDALLEVFRIDYVGTSPYISCLPFLYHHRLGPKDQFLILSSDGLYQYFTNEEVVAEVELFISLYPEGDPAQHLVEEVLFRAAKKAGMDFHELLEIPQGDRRRYHDDVSIIIISFEGRIWRSCV; from the exons ATGGGTAATTCCATTGGCAAAATCGGAATATGTTTCACTGGTTCCGGCGAGGCCCGACGGGTTTATAAGCAGGAACCTGGTATGTACATGGACCAGTATGACGAGGGATTGGGCCATTCCTTCTGCTATGTCCGGCCCGATCCGGCGGCCCGGATATCTCACTCTGCTTCCTCGAAGATCCACTCGGAAGAGTCTGCGGCGGCTGGTGTTTCAATTTTCAGGTCGATATCCGGTGCATCTGTCTCGGCAAATACCTCCACGCCGCTTTCCACCGCTTTCGTGGCGGACCCCACTGCCGCGTCAGCAACTGCTGCTTTCTTCGAGAGCTCCACCTCTTTCTCCTCCGTCCCACTTCAGCCTATACCCCGTGGATCCTCCCTCAGTTCGGGTCCACTCTCCGGCCCAATCACCATCGATCGCGGGTTCTTGTCGGGACCCATTGAGCGAGCTGGGTTCTTGTCCGGCCCGCTCGATCGTGTAGGCCCTGCTCTCTTCTCTGGGCCACTCGATCGGAGCTTATCTGTACAAGGAACATGGGCCGGGTTCAAGCCTAAGAAGCGGTCCGGGTCCCTGATCCGGGGGCTCCGACAAGCGATTGCAAAGACGTTCGGGCAAAGCTCGGTTGCCCCGGTAAAAGGTAACGGCGGCGTCGGTCAGGATAACTGGGTCGTTGGTGGATCCGGGTCCGGGCTAGGGCCCGAGATAAGTGGAAGCTTGAACATGAGCTCGGAGATGAGTATAGGTGAGAGTGATTCATGGGAAAGTCAGAATCTTCAGTGGGCACAGGGGAAAGCAGGGGAGGATCGTGTACATGTGGTTGTATCAGAAGAACATGGGTGGGTTTTTGTTGGGATTTATGATGGATTTAACGGCCCTGATGCAACGGATTTCTTACTATCAAATTTGTACTCAAATGTTCAGAAAGAGCTAAAGGGTTTGTTATGGGATGATAACAGTAAGTTtgattcatcatcatcatcatcatcatcaaatcttCCTAATAACAGCTGTTGTTCTTCTGAGAGTAGCAGTAATAGTAGTAGAAGTAGTAGCTGTAGTTCTGATATTGAAGCTTACGAGTTCTTCGAGCGCGAAAATTACCCAGAAAGTAGTATAAGTGGTGGGGAATTGAATGTTAAAAAAGGAAAGAATTCATCAAAGAGTAAGTTCAAAGGGGCAACTAAGAAATGGGAGGAAAATCAAAGGAGGTGGAAGTGTGAATGGGATAGAGAAAGATTAGAGCTTGATAGAAGGTTGAAAGAGCAATGGAATAGGAATGATTCAGATGGTAAATCGATTAATCATAGCGATGTTTTAAGGACGTTGTCTCGTGCTTTGAAGAAGACGGAGGAAGCTTATTTGGACATTGCTGATAAGATGGTGGATGAAAATCCTGAGTTGGCCTTAATGGGTTCTTGTGTTGTTGGTATGTTGATGAAAGGGGAAGATGTTTATTTGATGAATGTTGGGGATAGTAGAGCAGTTTTGGCACAAAATAAAGAGCCAGATCTAAGACTTGGTAAAATTGATCAGGATTTGGAAAGGATTAATGAGGAATCACTGTATGACTTTGAAGTAACAGTAACAGATGGTGTGAAACCTAGTCTTAAAACTTTCCAACTTACTAAGGATCATAGTACTTGTGTTGAAGAG GAAGTGCAAAGAATTAGAGACGAACACCCAGATGACGCAATTGCTATCGTTAATGATCGTGTTAAAGGTTCATTGAAGGTCACTAGGGCTTTTGGTGCTGGTTTTCTTAAACAG CCTAAATGGAATGATGCGCTTCTGGAGGTGTTCAGAATAGACTACGTCGGTACTTCACCATATATTAGTTGCCTACCGTTCTTATATCACCACAGATTAGGCCCCAAGGATCAGTTCTTGATATTATCATCTGACGGTCTTTATCAGTACTTTACAAACGAAGAAGTCGTTGCTGAAGTGGAGCTCTTCATTTCATTGTACCCAGAAGGCGACCCGGCTCAACATTTGGTTGAGGAAGTTTTGTTTCGTGCAGCAAAGAAAGCTG GTATGGATTTCCACGAGTTGCTAGAAATCCCTCAAGGAGATCGGCGCAGGTACCATGACGATGTCTCCATCATCATCATATCCTTCGAAGGCAGGATATGGAGATCATGTGTATAA